The Flavipsychrobacter sp. genome contains the following window.
TAATAAAAAATAGAGAGGTAATAGAAGAAGGGCACATTACTATTTACTAGCAATGTGAAGTAACTCTTTATTGATCAGTTTAGCATCAAACAATTGGCTAAACTCCTTTAACAGCAACTGCTTCACTTCTTCAAAGTCTACTTTTTTACCTAGCTCCTGCTCTATAGAAGTCACCTTTTTATCCTTAATACCGCAAGGCACAATATTGTCAAAATAACGCATATCAGTATTCACATTAAGTGCAAAGCCATGCATGGTTATCCATCTGCTACTACGCACTCCCATGGCACATATCTTACGAGCCTTTGAAACATCCTCTTCATCTATCCACACCCCTGTAGCTCCTTCAAGCCTTCCTCCTTTTATACCATAGTGGGCTATGGTACGAATGATAACTTCTTCTAAGCTCCTCATATATTTCCCTAGATCCGTAAAGTATTTCTCCAGATCAAGTATCGGATAACCTACAATTTGCCCTGGGCCATGATATGTAATATCCCCTCCTCTATTTGTTTTATAAAACGTCGCATCCAACTCCTTCATCCTTGCATCATTGACCAAGAGGTTCTCTTTATCTCCACTTTTACCTAATGTATAGACATGCGGGTGCTCACAAAAAAGGAAATAATGCTTTGTATCCTCAGCCGAATCCTCCTCTTCTTTTTTAAACCTCTTTGCCTTTACCTCAAGCCCTGCTTTCATTAGCGTTTCCTGAAAGTCCCAAGCGGCTCCGTATTCAATACCCCCTAAATCTTGAAAATAGATATCCTGCATACAAAATGATAATAGGCAAAAATAAGCAACCAAAATTTAGCAGCTAAATATCACCATAATTATCCCCTATATATGGCTGGTGATTAGCGTTTTTTTAACAGCAAATGGGTTACATTTGTTTTACAGTTAAACAATTGTATGAATATGTTGCGTTTCATGAGAAATAAGATTCTAATACCATCATTAATACTACTTGCCCTTGCTTCTTTCTTTTCTTTCAAATATGTAAAGTCTGACGAAGAAGCTAAAGAGCGGAAACAACTTGTATTACAAACAGTAATAAGTGCATTAGAAAAAAAGCACTTTGCAGCAAGAGATATTGACGACAGCCTATCGTTGAAAATCTATAAGAAAAACCTATCCATGTTAGATTATGAGAAAAAGTTTTTCACACAAAAAGAGATCAACACACTTAGTGAGTACCAATTTTTAATTGACGACCAAATAAAAGCTGGCTCTATAAAATTCTTCACGGTATTGAACCAACTTTACAACCAACAAATAAATGAAGTTGAAAAATACTAC
Protein-coding sequences here:
- the lipB gene encoding lipoyl(octanoyl) transferase LipB, translating into MQDIYFQDLGGIEYGAAWDFQETLMKAGLEVKAKRFKKEEEDSAEDTKHYFLFCEHPHVYTLGKSGDKENLLVNDARMKELDATFYKTNRGGDITYHGPGQIVGYPILDLEKYFTDLGKYMRSLEEVIIRTIAHYGIKGGRLEGATGVWIDEEDVSKARKICAMGVRSSRWITMHGFALNVNTDMRYFDNIVPCGIKDKKVTSIEQELGKKVDFEEVKQLLLKEFSQLFDAKLINKELLHIASK